The DNA sequence AATGTGATCTATCTAAAATTTAACGTGTACACATGGTTGTTGagtcaatattaaattatttaactgttacattaataaaacaatttataaaatattctatttatttaaaatgtctTGTATGGGTTGTTTTACCTGACAAATATATGTAGactttgttaaaatataattatatcttgtctaccatttaaaaaaaatttatatatgcaattttttatttattacatttaaaaatagcCACTTTATTTATAAGATATTACTTTTTGGAAGGTACACACCAACTGGCTGGAAAGAAGAgaataaaagtacaaaaaagaCAATTTGACTTGTATAGTTTGACCCGAACAGTCAACCAcaaaagttagtttttttttttttatatttaataaatattgattttacaaaattagtaaTTTCATTCCATCAATTTCATATAATGGTCGAAGCAATTGACTATTCAATTTTCCCACAATTTTTAATACCTTATTTTGTCACAGAAACAAATTAATTCATCATAAGAACATGCTCAACCTACAACATCTTAGATGTgtgaatttaatatatattattaattagaataCTTTTTTAGGTTTGCAAAagcaatattaaatataataaaattaaaatatcgcACTGTGATTTAGTCAAAGTTATATAAACTATTTAAGATATATCgtaataatatatactttatgCTTAGCCGTGTCATTCCATTCcagttattttatatattttttttatatattataggataaaaaattttataaaattcgaGAATGCATCATTAATATAGTTTtagtaataaagttttttttttttattttctacaagcattaaaaatatattatattaatattttagaaaaattaatgtattttaatacTTCAAAATCAGTGACTATTATAGTATTTTCAAGATACAACATATaaaagcaacaaaaaaaaacaaagaatccaaatttaaaataatatttaaattctaaatattttaatatttataataaatgtccTGATGAAGTATTACGTAATTGATATAACTTGTAATACATGTACAAATAGTTGAATTCCTTATAATtagattttaatgttttaacaCAAATTTACATGGCGAGAACAAATTCTAGGATTCACTGTGAACGAGTTTATTTCAtgttaaaacaaacacacaactAGACAAATAGGAGGCTATTAAGATACTAAACTATTATTAACATTTGACATCTTTTAAGTGGCACAATTTTATGCAACATAAATGCAAAAAGTGTACTTTCTGAAAAGTAATTTCATTTTAAGTTAATAACTACAAGCAAAACTCAATTAATTTTGAAGATAAATGAAGTTATAAAGAGAAATTTTTACCAACTAATTACtatttaatgaatataaattaattagaatttctttaaaacttataattaattaaaaaatcatttcaaataaacaatataaattttttattaatttaaaactatttacttttttattcatACAAATCAATATAGatgtaacatatattttaaaatataaagtattaatCATTTAATcgttctattattttttagaaaatttaatacaaacaatcataataattttactCTGATCAACTTTTATATGTGTGATTGGACCTGGATTTTATAAGACCCATTCATAGGAACTTTCACTTTTCTATAATGAATTTTCTTCATGTTATTGTAAATTGTAATGTGAATGTTAGTTAGAATCAATGCAGTAGTGGGATCTACCAACCCCCCAACCATTACTTAAATCCCCAATTTTCAAACATTTACTTCTCAAAATCTCAACTTTCTCCCAACCTAATATCCCCAATCAATGGAACAATCAAAATTCTATCACCCACAACAACTATTGGAACCCTAGGACTCATGGttccccaaacccaaaaccagaTTCAAAATCCTAATAACCAATTGAAAAACAATCAATGTTCTAttaaaagttatacaaaaatatattctgTTCCATTGAtatattccaaaaaaaaatagttatccaaaatatattgtaaaaaacATTTGAATTACATATGTTAGATAACAAATAAAGGGACGAGAGGTGTTCTAAAATGTATAATCTAGAACAGTATCCAACATAGAATAGTAACATATATTCATTCCAAAATGAGGTATCAACCATTATAGAATAGTAACAAAAGGCATTATGTAactatcattttaaaattacttagaATAAACACCGTTCACATAATTCTGGATAagaaattgtagaaaaaaatgcATTTGATCACGTGTAatctaaaacataatttttaatattatgtatattttacaaaaagaaaaaaataaaattacaattttaaaagattGGGAAAATAGCACAAttctttgattttaatttaattgatccTCAAACTTAATCACATTATGATACCTTGaactttgattttgttcaaattgatacttaacttttattgtttttgtaaatAGATACCCAgcatattaattttattctaattaatCGATAAAACTTATcaatcttttataatatatattttcccTAGTAAGTTTGATTTTAATCGTTTACATTAAAtgtcattaatatttaattttcttacctgggattataattcatttttcatatgtaaaaaacatgataaaaacaAGAATtcagatgaaattaaaaaataaaattaaaatgtctattcgacttttacaaataaattctaATTGTTAATGTAAAATTCTAGAATTTCTTAAAAATGTAATACTTTGGTTTAACTTGTTGCTTAAGTCATTTTATCGtctaaaaaattaagtttatcagTTTGAAGAGTCATATGTAGAAACTATGGATCCTGAACTACTAAAAATttcaacaatattaaaattttgaaaacttacTCAAAAACAtcgtatttaatttaatttaatttaaatgaatcaatttattaacaatacaaatttaataaaattatttagtttaaatattttactgaaaattatttatgaaaaaaattggtACGCTTTAAGGATTAATTACAACATTTTAGGTGtttatacaaaaagaaaaacaataaagttTAAGGATCAAATtggaacaaaattaaaattaacaaaatctaataataaataagatgaattaataaaattagCGTTCAACCAAATTATAGTTTACGATGTTGATTAAATAACTTTTCCTCTAAAAGGATAACGAAATGCGAATTGGTAAAATTATAAGAGCTAAATATAAATACCCTTCCTTAAActctaaaaaaaaactattttcctAAAAAATATGGAGATGTGAAGTAAAACATGCGTATAAGAAGAAAAAGCCTTTTATAtttccttttcttattttctttcgtCCAGTAACATGTAAagtgataaaatgaaaatactGCGGTGGGTTAGGACATGTTTGAAGTTATTGATGAGAAATGCAAAAcgtaaatatgaatattttttctaatcGCATTCTATCATATCATTCAAACAATAGAATGAAGCATTTATTCCATTCCATCTTATGTGCCTCTACTAATCCAAACATATAGCCTTAGATTTTCATATTCACACTTCAATGTTCTTAACCATATATAATCAGATAAACCTATACACAGGAGGTTTTTAGTCTGGCTAGTCCTAAAAGACAGAACCCAACACTGGTCGTTCCTAAAACAGAGCTTATGCCTTTCTTTGTTAAAAAGTAGAACAAGAAAACCTAATGTGTAATTTGCTAAGTGTGGATATTGATTCTTAGAAAACCACTTCATGTTAGACTCACTCTCATAGTTGTAGAACATGTCAAAGACATGCCAGAACAATGGAGCAACAAATGTTTTGAAACAAACTCATGATAACAGAACATTTCTACTGTCAGATGTTTCTGCACTCTGTTACATATTATTGACAGCTTTGTATAGCAAAGCTTtgtaatttgaattttgaatttccttTTACTGGTTTTATACTCAGCTATACTTAGTTGTAGTAAACATACGAGGCACCTGAACTAAGGGTTACCCTACAATCTCTCACTAAAATTCTTCCACGACAACAACTTCCATCCTCTGCACCATAATGTGAGAATGAGTGTGGGTCACTAGGGAGAACCATTGGGGAAGAAACTGTGACATGGATCAGAGTTTTCATCGGAAAGCCCGAGGGGGATTCATAAGTTATAATCTATATTAATAGGACGCATAAAACAACTGGTTTGAATTGATCAACACATTATCATGCAACCAGTGATTCAGGTGAACCAAAtctgaaattaaattgaatcagAACATGCCAGAAGTGAATATAAACTCTGAAGCCAATAATTGAGAATAATTTTAGTCTGCTTTTAGATTTCATCGTTTCTGTTTTAAAATGTGCTATCCAGTAGTTTCACAGTCGATAAACGTACAACATATGCATAATTCAGATTGATAAACATATGCATAATTCAGATTGTAAATAAATTGAAGCATAGAAACAGAATAGAAGTGAAGGTGTGATCTAAGAGAGTGAAGCAGTGAGTTAATTAGGGTTTTGAGGATGATCTTGGGGGTTACCgaatttttctttgaatgaaTTCTGGCGCTGCAACCACATCATGTGACCCTGAAATTGGAAACGCAAAACACAAGAAATAGATGAAGAATTGAAGAGAAGAGATGAGAATAAGGATTGATTAGAATATAGGGTAACCTACCTTACCTGAAGAGCTGCAGCCCAAGCAATGATGAAAGATGCCATCCAAAATTTCTTGTCCTTCACAACATTTTTCAATTCCATTCTCATtccaattcaatttcaatttcagtGGCTTCTTCGCCTTTGAATTCCTTCTTCCCTAATGCAGAGAAATCACAACGTCATTTTCTTTAAACTCTTCTCTTTGAACAATACCAGGCCACCCAGATAGcccaattatatattttccttctttCATGAGGCCCAAATATTTCAAATCTAAAGCTAACTGCTGCTCTTATAtccaaaaataactaaatatttgtaaaatgtaactattttttcatatttaaaataattattgtatttgatacctattttaaaataatttaaaacattatactcTATTAAGTTATCCTGAACCTTATGTGCATTTCTTTCACTTAGTTACAGCAAGAACATACATTCTCTCatgttaatttttcattttataatctTCTCTACTAacatttttagaagaaaataaaaaataaaaaatttatatatggaTAAAAGTTaccatgcatatatatatatatatatatatatatatatatatatatatatatatttcaaactataaaaaatacttacttTATTTTTCGAAGAGAATTAAAGTTTATTCAACCAAACAAATAATGATGAAGTCTATGTTTATCTCTTCTTGTGTATACACAAATTTAACAAGGTCAAACTATTAtcttttatgaaaaagaaaaatagatccataatgatataatattgtaaattataaatattaaaatataaatttgtaaagtTTACAGTTCAATCTTTTTTGTAAATCAGAGAGTAAGTAATATAATGTTTTCTGATGCTTTATATGATTGACAGCAATAACTATGAGAATGAGtaatatataagttttaaatgtatatttattttgtttttattatcatacttatccttatcttaaataattaatacactACTAAGATactcttaatttatttaatattttattttaaaatttatgtaattacaattattagttttatttgacATGCAAGAGAATAAAATGTACAATATATTAAGTATGAATTCTTGACATACACGGAAATAGAAATGACACACCAATTTTGTATCTATttcagagattaaaaaaaagttacaaattttgacttcaaaaaagaaagaaaaatggtattttaacaaaatttcattcgacaaattttgataaataactatttttttatttttactttcataaaaaaataaaaaatcactttatttattaactttgtcaaatttattaatgaaataactgttaaaaaataatttttgaagagaaaaaaaaaagacgatAGACAAACCACTAAAACCTAATTGCCATCCACCCATAATGCACTCACATGTAGGGATGATATCAACATTCAATATGTATCTATAATAATTATCGAATTTGGATTATTTGTTGGCTTTTTTTTGctgtttagtttttattttttaattaagtttggTATTAAATTTGCTTCGACTCAAGATTTCTAATCCTTCTaagattgaaatttattttaaaaaactactATTTCCTGACAAATTTTCTTTCAAGcacaaaagtttgaaaatcaaaCCATATTAAAATAGAACTATTGTTTTATCAGTTTGCATTACCCGTTTCATTTGATTAAAACGTAGCGTAAGAACACTAAAAACTGCAATCCTCTAAATATCATATCAACACTATCCATTATCGTTTGACTTAAgtctaaacccaaaccccaactTCAAGTCTAAAATATGATCATACATTGCAGTGTCCAAACTGAGGTAGTTTCCAAATTTGCATCATTTGTGTCATTAAAGTTGTAGTCTACTCACCTAAATCCCCAGCAGAGGAACATTCAACAAGAATTATAATTAGTATCCTCCTGCTTGGGCAGATACTGATGCAGAGgcaacaaaaatttatttgtgtCTAAGTCAGTTGTCTTGTCAACCAAAATAACATGAAGATGGTAACAAAGATCTAATTTCATATAACTCCCATTCACTTGAAACAATCCTAAGAAATCATCTTTCACTGGGCACCTTGCCAGACAGGAAGAGAGATAGCTTCTCTCTGATAGAGTTTGCAGTGTTGTCCACAAATTCACAGGTTTGGTCTTGATATCTGGAATCATGCTGGTGGCAAGAGGACATATCATTCAGTACTTCATCCTTCATATCGATAACTATATTATGCAGTATGCAGCAGACAAGAATAATTCTTGGTAACTTGTGCTTGTCAGGTTTCCACATCACACCTTGGATTATCCTCCACATCTCCTTCAGCCTAGCCAATGCTTTCTTGGCCAACATTTGAGTTTCAACAACCCTTCTATTGAACTCAACTTGAACATTTGAGAGTCCTTTACCTTCGTAAGGTGTAAGAAGCCATGGCAAAAGAGGAAAGCCTCTGTCCCCTATGATATATTCCCTGAGAACTGTTCCTTCTGGAAGTACTTTCCTACCCCCATTCAACCTTTTCCCTTCTTCACCAAgtttgaaaaaagaagaacTTCTCAGCACTTGCTCATCACTCATACTTCCTGGCCATCCAGTAACTATGTCACGGAATCTCAGATCAGGATCCACAATGGCTTGCAGGACCATGCTGCAGTTCTTCTCACGATCAAGCCACACACTATTCAAAGCATCCACAGAGGGCAAAGTCATCATTATGTGTGTGCTGTCAACGGCACCACAACAATTAGAAAGGCCCCTGAAGTTCTCAAACTTGCCCTTTATCTCTTCCATTTCGGTTTCGGTTGAAGGCCAGCTGAGATGGTGGAGTCCTCTTTCTTCCATTGCTTCCACAAACCTCCATGTTACTTGGGAAACAGTCGACTGGTTCATCCGAAATGAGTCGCCAATGGTTGACAATGACTCACCAGAGCTCAGCCTTCTAAGAGCTACAGCCACTTGGTCATTTATAGACAAACGTTTGCCatttaaatcaacaaaatttGAGGCTCTGGCCAGCAGGTCTTCTTCCACAAGAGAACATATGTAGTTGAACGTCTTCCTTGAGATCTTGAAAACTGACTCAAATTTCTCTATATTTTTAGATTGAGCCAAAGGTCctaaaattggaaaattaaaGCATGAGCATATCATGAAGATGGGTGGTTGAATTTCACAAATGTATTATGAATAAGTTTAGCACATCATGCACCATCTCGAATTACATGAAAGGATGTTAGCCCACATAGGCCAGAAGAAGTAATGCCAGAAACAATATTCTTTATATCAGGACACAGTTATACtcaaatatattagaaatataTGTGCAAATTCTTTGTAACTGGGATGGTCTAACTAGAGGTAAGTTTTCTCTGAAAGCTGTCAGAAAAATCCTTCTTTTCTTATACTTGTACAAAGAAATCTACTCAGGTCACAAAGCAgaaatatcacaaaaatatgAAGAACCTAATGGCTACATGAGACAGAATTCTGATTCAGAAAATCAGTATAGTAAGGCATTGACTGAAGGGGTTCAACTATAAAAAACTGAATAAGGGTTCATACCTCTGCTTTTCagatgttattttcttttaaaatctcTTCAGCAGTCAATCAGATTATAAGGTTTTGAACTCATTTTTTTACCGTACCAACCCTGCCAGTCTAACATTTATTCCCAGTTCAGCACATCTGACATTTAAAGAGAAGTTTCACAGAATCTATATACCTTAGTTTTGCAAATCGATTTAATAAGTCACATGCAAAAATACATTtcataaatagttttattagtTGGAAAGTACAGTGTTAACCACAAGCTTGAGTAATCTCATTGGTTATTCATCTGGGTATTATTCAGTATAAAGATGAAATTGCAAATTATATGACTCTTCAAAGCAGACATTGGGAAGAGACGAAAAGCTAGATCAAAGGAAGAAAGATCCTTTGAAATGGGTTGAAAGTCAAAATGAGTATTGACTGACATCAATGCACAACAAGATAAAGAAGCTGCACTCACGTGAAAACAATGCACAAGATACCCAAATTGTTGTGTTAGTGAATTACCGCAACAAGTAAATAATTCTGGTGTTTATACCTACAATCAGGATCCCACCAATGGTCTAATTATGTGGTGACACCATACCAGAAGTTTCACAATTTGGAAGGTTAAGATACAAATAACAACTAGCCAAACAGATATATGATAACCAAACATgattcaacaaaattataaccaaacaatattaaagttcCTAAGTTAGAAATACATTCCTTGTGAGAAACACATTTTGGTCAAAGACATGGGGTCACTTTCTTTATCAAGTAACTCAGCAAAAGATGTATGCCCCATAAGAGCAAAGAAAACAAAGATATCAACAAAAGATGAGTAACTTATTAAGCTCGAAGAAACAAATCTTGAATCATTATAATCCTACCCATTACCAaaaagcacataacttttttgCCCTACATCagataatcataataataacaataagtcTTGATATACAATGAAAAACTAAGTAAAAGAATAACACACACGCATGTCCAATCACAAACAAGAAAGGATATTGCAGTGTACCTGAAATTCTGAGAGAGAAATGTTGCCACCAATCGAATGGGGTGGCAGAGGCATCTTGGCCATCTCTGTCATCagccttcttcctcttcttgaTTCCTCTGATGGAACCCATTCAGTGTTTATTCACAACCCAAAATAACACCAAACCAAAGCAAAATCAGAAAAAGGGAACAAAACCCATTAATCACCACCCAGATTTCAACTCCACCAAACAAGAATCAAAGTGTGTGTGTGCAAATTGCAgagtatttattataatatgaaaaagatgAATGAATGAAGTAGTAAAGCTTAGAGAGAAAGGGTGAAAGAAAGAAGGAAGCAGAATACGTGAGTAACTAATGCCTGGTGTAATAtccatatatgtatatatagatGGAGTGAAGGGAATCAaagaatgtaaaaaaataaaattatataaaaaaattaaaatagctCGATGAGACGAGACCGCTAGTTTATGTCGTAAATCGCCATGTCATGAACAATTCAACACTTCCTCCTTATGGTATTTcaattccttttattattacttttctaATCACTTTACCCAACCGTAACTTTAGcatttaaacaataatttccaaatataaaaactgattttttttactatcaGAAACATGAAACCCTCTTGTTAATTTATCTGTAGTTTTACCCTTTACCATTGTCGTTCCATTCATGCATCATCGTGTCTCTGatattcatttcaaaatatcattttcatttacTACGTTGTTGGACCATTTCTGTTTTCACATCATCGTCACTGTCTCTGGAGCTAGCTTACATACGTGTACaagttcatttaaaaaatatcaaaatgtttatttttcaacAGAATAGATTATCCTCTCTTGGGATATAATGCTTACAttataatgtttatttatttcaaaagttttactatttaaattaaaactatatagGGTATTAATCTATGTTAACACTAATGAATAGTTTTAAATCAATTTCTCAGCTGTTTTTCTGTTTCTGCATATTCTCACCTCTAGCTAGGTGCCACTAAAAAATAGTTTGACGTTCTTATACTGGTTTTTGCGATtttatcaaatgaaaaaaaaaatgtacagtGTTCACTTCTGGATTTCAGACAAAATATtcatgttatttaaaaaaaattaaaatctgtAATAGAGGGTGAAAAACTATCCATCAAGTGAAAAGAATGTTAAGATGCTCATTTGCATTGAAATTGatccaaaaatatcatatttaaccTCTAAAAggtataaagttttaaattttataaaaaaaaaaatgtaacttttCATTATGATAATGTTGTGGGGAAAGGTTTGAATTCACGAAgtgaattttcatattttaaaatattaattttaattcacaatCATTAAACAccttaaattcattaaaaagaGAAAGTATGATAGACATAAtgtgatttgattttttgaaatAGAGTTTACTTTGCTTCCAAACAAACGGTAAATCCTTTGAACTAAACTGTGATGATCAGAATGACTGAATATGCTCTTGGCCATTagtgtttaagaaaaaaagatatatgAGTGGAACTTTTTAAAATACGGACACAGCAAGAAAGAGATGAGAGGAAGATATTGAAAACACAGTATTTGCTTTTAATCCACTTgatcaaaaaatattatgaaaagctagctttaatattttttctagagCAGTATCttttgacttttcaaattaataCAGGTAGCCAATAAAAGTTAGTAAAaacattttgaacaaaaacaaatatatgacATTGAAATACTCAAACTTTtccaataaatatattattatttttgtaaaataagaaTATACAAATTCTTAACTCGTAATCCGTAAAGAGGTTAAATTACGTCCCACCGTGGGATTCGAATCCACgatcacaaaattaaaaacttcaGTTCTACCAATTCAACTAGACATGCTTCTTGTTATATAATTCAAtgtgttaaataataaaaacaaaaattaaaattgtcaaaaaaaataaaacgcCCACCGTGGGGCTCGAACCCACGACCACAAGGTTAAGAGCCTTGCGCTCTACCAACTGAGCTAGACGggcttttgtttttaaattctCATCTTTTGATATTTATCTGCACAtgtcattaaattaaattagaatacaTAGTGatcttaattaagtttaaattaatattaaaaacactaatattttttaaatccttCATATTTTAGGCTTTGGAAATGATATAAAATCAGAAACTATACATGCAAAAAATAGTCTCCCACTTAATATTTTAGCAATGTTTCTTTCATAGATTTgccacatttttttaatacgtGTATCATTGAACGGTTTAGCGTATTGCAGTATCTAATTCCAAACTTTTAGTCATATAGTATGAGTGATGTGTCTGATATTAAAAAAGCGTTggggttaaaataatttacactTAGTTCTGAAAGTAAACTCATTCAGAActtctaaatataaaatatcacagaactaaatttaaatatatataattttttatggttGGGAGTAAAAAGCAACCCTGCCTCTTAATATTGAAGCAGAACTATCACAAAAAAATCAACCTATATTCATAACCAAAGGCAAGGCAGAAGAGTTGAACTACGTTCCAGATCTATTTTTTCAAGGTTAGATGTTCATAACAATATCagaagaaaatgtattttaattcgtgaaaagaatttgaaatgaaagataattCAACAAATTCCATTTAATTGTGAACTATCTTGTTTAGATTACTAAATTTGAGTAAATTCAACAGATTTCTCTGCAGACAAATGGTGATGCAATAACATTGGGTGCCGACAAAAAATAGAAGGAGCAATAATTCATGTCATCACATGTCTAATTTGATTAAAGGGACAACACAAGAGATAGATGTAGCACTAGCAACAAGTCATTCAACTTATTGTTCCATTTATAACTGAACTAGAAACAGCATAATCATACCAATTGGAGTAA is a window from the Vigna unguiculata cultivar IT97K-499-35 chromosome 7, ASM411807v1, whole genome shotgun sequence genome containing:
- the LOC114191446 gene encoding uncharacterized protein LOC114191446, which produces IGMRMELKNVVKDKKFWMASFIIAWAAALQGHMMWLQRQNSFKEKFGNPQDHPQNPN
- the LOC114189924 gene encoding protein ALP1-like encodes the protein MGSIRGIKKRKKADDRDGQDASATPFDWWQHFSLRISGPLAQSKNIEKFESVFKISRKTFNYICSLVEEDLLARASNFVDLNGKRLSINDQVAVALRRLSSGESLSTIGDSFRMNQSTVSQVTWRFVEAMEERGLHHLSWPSTETEMEEIKGKFENFRGLSNCCGAVDSTHIMMTLPSVDALNSVWLDREKNCSMVLQAIVDPDLRFRDIVTGWPGSMSDEQVLRSSSFFKLGEEGKRLNGGRKVLPEGTVLREYIIGDRGFPLLPWLLTPYEGKGLSNVQVEFNRRVVETQMLAKKALARLKEMWRIIQGVMWKPDKHKLPRIILVCCILHNIVIDMKDEVLNDMSSCHQHDSRYQDQTCEFVDNTANSIREKLSLFLSGKVPSER